In Drosophila simulans strain w501 chromosome X, Prin_Dsim_3.1, whole genome shotgun sequence, one DNA window encodes the following:
- the LOC6724961 gene encoding interference hedgehog isoform X1 → MTEIRLVVVLLVLMTTCIYTLQASDSNSSVATTLGVLFERAPESAVAPKGDEVVFECELNLKPDRLEWRFRRSDSSDPYLYLRPSAGYNVTSGSDGLASRLRIYVSAQTAGDYQCVAWYGPGALASTPARLALVSIALDVGQGSMGARSSIRWSVAPKNCLLIRCGSVISNPPAIWSFYRNGKKLPQSELLPGAAGALVLDTVTAKDAGNYSCVATNSITGDELRLPQTIELRVDYTDRTPPYFLQRPPTEYSARPGETVVLECPGVGSPRPRVIWSSPNVVEIYNNRSTILSYGLQITDVKPEDQGSYICMLDNGIAPPIDHTIKLSVLQRPTILRGPAATLTNESNPLLLDCSASGNPQPDIYWLINGEDATKDPEAVVDNRSLQLKRVQKRHAGVVQCFAKNILGETSEGNILRVNPLEITGEDDEPLGGVPVWPVHESNNGMGTSSTPSVGSKNKSGRRKFKASMVPPSRPNVTRLSDESVMLRWSVPQNSGLQITFFKVQYRKLGDGKNRRENWQTTSDNIPYGNAHGSGPGQGNSHWRARNRDREYEMGNPPKNFTSSVTGLTAGKYYRFRIVAVYSNNDNKEGNTSLKFFLQNGTAKSNLPVPELRAVETLSESAVVLHWSLVSSTQNEDIDGYYAYYRPADSAAEYLKATVDGGRSRSFKIDLLRPGTPYEFKLQSFNSDAASEFSAIRQARTRSECSSETHEQPASSSATPVPANKAVEQHQNSLYPLIAGAAGGGILLLIASLVVCLCLKRRENSQPEDENKPQLEHIQADFVTSAVLGVGGHHKSGDVRRLNGVIPRMNITPNPLAQETASDKNRNVMELRFLPPLANGNGNGNCMARDLALERSNAEEQQDEDGNEDDKGLPAVASSSCETLEACDAAIKLNLPQKHDQEQLDAPNAVLEAPSKPLPPLPKKPANGAGQNNSGLHQNGLHHAQPYHPPGTPTLMHKRLDYHQQPPPVPPHSAYYQQAPTHQPSPMMERSVRGHQQPGGFHLEEGTPTPTRIPSLRRQRRTSGNQQVHNSHSNLNIGLSHHNNNNNLPPHHQHLHHHPGHPGGLVGIPIVPGSPRVQRSPMPSRAMIKRTRLGSHTDNISSGSLNSIEV, encoded by the exons ATGACTGAAATCAGGCTAGTTGTGGTTCTTCTGGTCCTTATGACAACCTGCATCTACACACTTCAAGCCAGTGACAGTAATTCCTCCGTGGCAACCACCTTGGGCGTTTTGTTCGAGAGGGCTCCCGAATCAGCGGTGGCCCCAAAAGGAGATGAGGTGGTCTTCGAGTGCGAGCTGAATCTGAAACCTGATCGCCTGGAGTGGCGGTTCAGACGCAGTGATTCCTCGGATCCCTATCTATACCTAAGACCCTCGGCTGGCTATAACGTGACCAGCGGAAGCGATGGTCTTGCCTCGAGACTGCGCATCTATGTGAGTGCCCAAACGGCTGGGGACTACCAGTGTGTGGCTTGGTATGGCCCAGGAGCACTGGCTTCCACGCCAGCCCGCTTGGCCTTGGTCTCGATTGCTTTGGACGTCGGCCAGGGATCCATGGGGGCCAGGAGCTCCATCCGCTGGAGCGTGGCGCCCAAAAACTGCCTGCTCATTCGTTGCGGCAGCGTCATATCCAATCCGCCGGCTATTTGGAGCTTCTACAGAAACGGAAAGAAGCTACCTCAGTCGGAGCTGCTGCCTGGCGCTGCGGGGGCATTGGTTTTGGATACGGTCACCGCCAAAGATGCGGGTAACTACTCGTGCGTAGCCACGAATTCCATAACAGGCGATGAACTTAGGCTCCCCCAAACTATTGAACTAAGAGTGGACTACACAGATAGGACACCGCCGTACTTTCTACAACGTCCACCCACCGAATACTCAGCTCGTCCCGGGGAAACAGTGGTGCTCGAGTGTCCTGGCGTGGGATCCCCACGACCCCGAGTCATTTGGAGTAGTCCCAATGTGGTTGAGATCTATAATAACAGAAGCACCATCCTGTCCTACGGCCTGCAAATCACCGATGTGAAGCCCGAGGATCAGGGTTCCTATATCTGCATGTTGGACAATGGCATTGCACCACCCATCGATCACACCATCAAGTTGAGTGTTTTGCAGCGGCCCACGATCTTAAGAGGACCGGCCGCCACTCTGACAAATGAGAGCAATCCTCTGCTGCTGGATTGCTCCGCCTCCGGGAATCCCCAACCCGATATTTACTGGCTCATAAACGGTGAGGACGCCACCAAAGATCCGGAGGCCGTCGTGGATAACCGGAGCCTGCAGCTGAAGCGAGTTCAAAAGCGTCACGCTGGCGTGGTTCAGTGCTTCGCAAAGAACATTTTGGGAGAG ACAAGCGAGGGAAACATACTGCGTGTGAATCCCTTGGAAATCACCGGCGAGGATGACGAACCACTTGGCGGAGTTCCCGTGTGGCCAGTTCATGAATCCAACAATGGAATGGGCACCTCGTCAACTCCATCTGTGGGCTCCAAGAACAAGAGCGGCAGGCGAAAGTTTAAGG CGAGCATGGTGCCTCCGTCGCGACCCAATGTCACCCGGCTGTCGGACGAGTCCGTGATGCTGCGCTGGAGTGTGCCACAAAACTCTGGACTCCAGATCACCTTCTTCAAGGTGCAGTATCGCAAGTTGGGCGACGGAAAAAATCGAAGGGAGAACTGGCAGACGACCAGCGACAATATTCCATACGGAAACGCGCACGGATCCGGGCCTGGCCAGGGGAACAGTCACTGGCGGGCGCGGAACCGGGACAGGGAGTATGAGATGGGCAATCCGCCCAAGAACTTCACCTCCTCCGTTACGGGACTGACCGCCGGGAAGTACTACCGCTTCCGAATTGTGGCGGTGTACTCCAATAACGACAACAAGGAGGGCAACACCTCCCTCAAGTTCTTCCTGCAGAATGGAACGGCCAAGTCGAATCTGCCAGTGCCGGAACTTCGCGCAGTGGAAACGCTCTCCGAGTCCGCCGTGGTGCTCCATTGGTCCCTGGTATCCTCGACTCAAAATGAGGATATAGACGGGTACTATGCCTACTATAGGCCAGCGGACTCAGCAGCGGAGTATTTGAAGGCCACGGTGGATGGCGGAAGAAGCAGGAGCTTTAAGATAGACCTCCTTCGTCCAGGAACGCCCTATGAGTTCAAATTGCAATCGTTCAACTCCGACGCAGCCTCTGAATTCAGTGCTATTCGGCAAGCGAGGACCAGAAGTGAGTGCAGCTCAG AAACCCACGAGCAACCAGCTTCATCTTCTGCCACGCCAGTGCCAGCCAATAAAGCAGTGGAACAGCACCAGAACTCCTTATATCCACTGATCGCAGGTGCCGCTGGCGGAGGCATTCTACTCCTCATCGCCTCATTGGTGGTCTGCCTTTGCCTAAAAAGACGTGAAAACTCTCAGCCGGAGG ATGAGAACAAACCGCAATTGGAGCACATCCAAGCGGACTTTGTTACCTCCGCCGTCCTGGGAGTTGGTGGCCACCACAAGAGTGGCGATGTGAGGCGCCTCAACGGAGTGATTCCGAGGATGAACATTACGCCCAATCCGCTGGCCCAGGAAACGGCATCCGATAAG AACCGCAACGTGATGGAGCTGCGTTTCCTGCCGCCGCtggcgaatggaaatggaaatggcaactGCATGGCCAGAGATCTAGCCCTGGAGCGGTCGAACGCGGAAGAGCAGCAGGATGAGGACGGAAACGAAGATGATAAGGGGCTACCGGCGGTTGCCTCGTCCTCCTGCGAAACGCTGGAGGCCTGCGACGCTGCAATCAAACTGAATCTTCCCCAGAAACACGACCAGGAGCAGCTGGATGCTCCGAACGCGGTGCTGGAGGCGCCCAGCAAGCCGCTACCTCCGCTGCCCAAGAAACCAGCAAACGGCGCTGGTCAA AACAACTCTGGCCTGCATCAGAATGGCCTTCACCACGCACAGCCGTACCATCCGCctggcacgcccactttgATGCACAAGCGACTGGACTACCACCAGCAGCCGCCGCCAGTGCCACCGCACTCGGCCTACTACCAACAGGCACCCACGCACCAGCCGTCGCCGATGATGGAGCGCAGTGTCAGGGGTCACCAGCAGCCCGGGGGCTTTCATCTGGAGGAGGGCACACCCACGCCGACCAGGATCCCATCCCTGCGGCGACAGCGACGCACCTCGGGCAACCAGCAGGTGCACAACAGCCACAGCAATCTCAATATTGGCCTGagccaccacaacaacaacaacaacctgCCGCCACACCACCAGCAtctgcaccaccaccccgGCCATCCGGGTGGCCTGGTGGGCATACCCATCGTGCCAGGGAGCCCGAGGGTCCAGAGATCGCCGATGCCGAGCAGGGCGATGATCAAGAGGACGCGCCTGGGCAGCCACACGGACAACATATCGTCGGGCAGTCTGAACAGTATTGAGGTGTGA
- the LOC6724961 gene encoding interference hedgehog isoform X5: MVPPSRPNVTRLSDESVMLRWSVPQNSGLQITFFKVQYRKLGDGKNRRENWQTTSDNIPYGNAHGSGPGQGNSHWRARNRDREYEMGNPPKNFTSSVTGLTAGKYYRFRIVAVYSNNDNKEGNTSLKFFLQNGTAKSNLPVPELRAVETLSESAVVLHWSLVSSTQNEDIDGYYAYYRPADSAAEYLKATVDGGRSRSFKIDLLRPGTPYEFKLQSFNSDAASEFSAIRQARTRSECSSETHEQPASSSATPVPANKAVEQHQNSLYPLIAGAAGGGILLLIASLVVCLCLKRRENSQPEDENKPQLEHIQADFVTSAVLGVGGHHKSGDVRRLNGVIPRMNITPNPLAQETASDKNRNVMELRFLPPLANGNGNGNCMARDLALERSNAEEQQDEDGNEDDKGLPAVASSSCETLEACDAAIKLNLPQKHDQEQLDAPNAVLEAPSKPLPPLPKKPANGAGQNNSGLHQNGLHHAQPYHPPGTPTLMHKRLDYHQQPPPVPPHSAYYQQAPTHQPSPMMERSVRGHQQPGGFHLEEGTPTPTRIPSLRRQRRTSGNQQVHNSHSNLNIGLSHHNNNNNLPPHHQHLHHHPGHPGGLVGIPIVPGSPRVQRSPMPSRAMIKRTRLGSHTDNISSGSLNSIEV; the protein is encoded by the exons ATGGTGCCTCCGTCGCGACCCAATGTCACCCGGCTGTCGGACGAGTCCGTGATGCTGCGCTGGAGTGTGCCACAAAACTCTGGACTCCAGATCACCTTCTTCAAGGTGCAGTATCGCAAGTTGGGCGACGGAAAAAATCGAAGGGAGAACTGGCAGACGACCAGCGACAATATTCCATACGGAAACGCGCACGGATCCGGGCCTGGCCAGGGGAACAGTCACTGGCGGGCGCGGAACCGGGACAGGGAGTATGAGATGGGCAATCCGCCCAAGAACTTCACCTCCTCCGTTACGGGACTGACCGCCGGGAAGTACTACCGCTTCCGAATTGTGGCGGTGTACTCCAATAACGACAACAAGGAGGGCAACACCTCCCTCAAGTTCTTCCTGCAGAATGGAACGGCCAAGTCGAATCTGCCAGTGCCGGAACTTCGCGCAGTGGAAACGCTCTCCGAGTCCGCCGTGGTGCTCCATTGGTCCCTGGTATCCTCGACTCAAAATGAGGATATAGACGGGTACTATGCCTACTATAGGCCAGCGGACTCAGCAGCGGAGTATTTGAAGGCCACGGTGGATGGCGGAAGAAGCAGGAGCTTTAAGATAGACCTCCTTCGTCCAGGAACGCCCTATGAGTTCAAATTGCAATCGTTCAACTCCGACGCAGCCTCTGAATTCAGTGCTATTCGGCAAGCGAGGACCAGAAGTGAGTGCAGCTCAG AAACCCACGAGCAACCAGCTTCATCTTCTGCCACGCCAGTGCCAGCCAATAAAGCAGTGGAACAGCACCAGAACTCCTTATATCCACTGATCGCAGGTGCCGCTGGCGGAGGCATTCTACTCCTCATCGCCTCATTGGTGGTCTGCCTTTGCCTAAAAAGACGTGAAAACTCTCAGCCGGAGG ATGAGAACAAACCGCAATTGGAGCACATCCAAGCGGACTTTGTTACCTCCGCCGTCCTGGGAGTTGGTGGCCACCACAAGAGTGGCGATGTGAGGCGCCTCAACGGAGTGATTCCGAGGATGAACATTACGCCCAATCCGCTGGCCCAGGAAACGGCATCCGATAAG AACCGCAACGTGATGGAGCTGCGTTTCCTGCCGCCGCtggcgaatggaaatggaaatggcaactGCATGGCCAGAGATCTAGCCCTGGAGCGGTCGAACGCGGAAGAGCAGCAGGATGAGGACGGAAACGAAGATGATAAGGGGCTACCGGCGGTTGCCTCGTCCTCCTGCGAAACGCTGGAGGCCTGCGACGCTGCAATCAAACTGAATCTTCCCCAGAAACACGACCAGGAGCAGCTGGATGCTCCGAACGCGGTGCTGGAGGCGCCCAGCAAGCCGCTACCTCCGCTGCCCAAGAAACCAGCAAACGGCGCTGGTCAA AACAACTCTGGCCTGCATCAGAATGGCCTTCACCACGCACAGCCGTACCATCCGCctggcacgcccactttgATGCACAAGCGACTGGACTACCACCAGCAGCCGCCGCCAGTGCCACCGCACTCGGCCTACTACCAACAGGCACCCACGCACCAGCCGTCGCCGATGATGGAGCGCAGTGTCAGGGGTCACCAGCAGCCCGGGGGCTTTCATCTGGAGGAGGGCACACCCACGCCGACCAGGATCCCATCCCTGCGGCGACAGCGACGCACCTCGGGCAACCAGCAGGTGCACAACAGCCACAGCAATCTCAATATTGGCCTGagccaccacaacaacaacaacaacctgCCGCCACACCACCAGCAtctgcaccaccaccccgGCCATCCGGGTGGCCTGGTGGGCATACCCATCGTGCCAGGGAGCCCGAGGGTCCAGAGATCGCCGATGCCGAGCAGGGCGATGATCAAGAGGACGCGCCTGGGCAGCCACACGGACAACATATCGTCGGGCAGTCTGAACAGTATTGAGGTGTGA